One window from the genome of Nicotiana sylvestris chromosome 9, ASM39365v2, whole genome shotgun sequence encodes:
- the LOC104239732 gene encoding uncharacterized protein: protein MALWMEAGSEPKTEKELADLDAISALKQSTAVELKEKGNEYVKTGKKHYSDAIDCYTRAINQNALSDTEQSILYSNRAHVNLLLGNYRRALLDAEDATKLNPSNFKALYRAAKASFSLNLLAEAKEFCERGLQLSSSNEELKKLARQIDIQKSEKEQRDAEVSKAVSSAKALVSAFETRRLKIEKAMYQELTGQKKPTLDRNNILHWPVLLLYPEVMSSDFIEDFCETDMFSAHLDMMFSEGCPPLPWDKENAYTRDAIELYYEACAGVCLSKRDILRSLLEGTAASHVEGFGNEENGSAQSSTKGGISQADAPRWVKINEKRTLYDVLKEPSFVVTGIPVFWVVSRKSSFHKDFKSGNWAPPELA, encoded by the exons ATGGCGTTATGGATGGAGGCAGGTTCGGAACCAAAAACTGAGAAAGAATTGGCTGACCTCGATGCTATCTCCGCTCTCAAACAGTCTACAGCTGTTGAACTTAAG GAAAAAGGCAATGAATATGTCAAGACGGGCAAGAAACATTATTCGGATGCTATTGATTGCTATACGAGGGCAATAAATCAGAATGCTTTAAGTGATACTGAACAGTCAATTCTCTATTCAAACAGAGCTCATGTCAATCTTCTCTTGGGAAATTATAGACGTGCACTCCTGGATGCAGAAGACGCAACCAAATTAAATCCAAGTAATTTTAAG GCACTTTATAGAGCAGCAAAAGCATCATTTTCTCTGAATCTGTTGGCTGAAGCAAAAGAGTTCTGTGAGAGAGGTCTTCAACTGTCGTCATCTAATGAAGAACTGAAGAAGCTTGCTAGGCAGATTGAtatacaaaaatcagaaaaggaacaGCGTGATGCTGAAGTGTCTAAAGCAGTATCTTCTGCTAAG GCCCTTGTTTCTGCATTCGAAACTAGAAGATTGAAGATTGAAAAGGCGATGTATCAAGAACTCACTGGACAAAAAAAACCAACATTAGACAGAAATAATATTCTTCATTGGCCCGTTCTTCTTCTGTATCCAGAGGTTATGTCCAGCGACTTCATAGAGGACTTCTGTGAGACTGACATGTTTTCAGCTCATCTTGATATGAT GTTTTCAGAAGGTTGCCCGCCTCTGCCATGGGATAAAGAAAATGCTTACACTCGTGATGCTATTGAGTTGTATTATGAG GCTTGTGCTGGAGTCTGTTTATCCAAGCGAGATATTCTTCGCTCTCTGCTTGAAGGAACAGCTGCTTCTCATGTGGAAGGCTTTGGTAATGAGGAGAATGGTTCTGCTCAGAGTTCAACCAAGGGTGGCATTTCGCAAG CGGATGCTCCTAGATGGGTCAAAATTAATGAGAAAAGAACACTTTATGATGTTCTAAAGGAACCGAGTTTTGTTGTTACTGGAATCCCTG TGTTTTGGGTTGTCTCAAGAAAGTCCAGCTTCCATAAAGACTTCAAATCTGGAAATTGGGCTCCTCCAGAACTGGCATGA